CATAAatataagtttaaaattttttatgtctcaaaaataaatttgaaggaAATATGTCACATGATATAAATTTGtgtcccaaaaaattttaattttaattttttgttatttttacaCTTTTAGCATTTAGTTCCAATTTCTGTTCGCCTCATTGAAGGGGCGATCTCTCCTGGGCAAAACCAAGCACATGCACAAGACTTTTGGATCTTTATTCCTCGTGCCACAACTTACACGTCCAACTACTACATACTACTCATTATTATGGTCCTCTTCTTACTCTTCTTAGCACATAATAACATAATTAAGAGAGGTCTCTCCAAAGACTTTAGCTTCCCCACAAAAAGCGCCACATGCAATTCATCCTGCAACTTTGGCGCTTAAGCTTCAGCCCTCCTCTCGGAGAAAGAACCGCCACCCCTCCTGGAGGTAAACACCGTGGTCTCCCTCCGGTTGTACTTGAGCCTCTTGGCATCGTCCCTCGACACCCGGTAAGCGTTGGCGACGACCTCGTCCGGCAATGCCCGTAGCACCGAGGTCCGGCCCGCGAGCGGGCTGACCATGGCGTTGTCGTTGGTCTTGAAGGACACCCACTCGAACTCCTCGTTCTCCGCCCTCTTCACCACTGCAAAGTTCTGCGGCACCACCACGAGCTGCCCCTCGCGGAGCTCCTCATCAAACACGGTCTGGCCTTCGTCGTTCACCACCTGGATGCGCGCGCTGCCGCGGATCGCGTAGACCACGCTGTGGCAGTTGAGGTTGTAGTGTGGCACCATAATTGCATCCTGCATCCCAAGTGTCCCATTCCAAGAAAGTAAGTTAAATCATAGTGTAGACTCAGATTATCATGATCTAGAAAATGAGATGCAAGTGACGAAATTTTCACTAAAATGGAAGAAGAGCAGCCTTACCCTATGTAGACGGCCTCTCTCGGCACTGAGTTGGAGCCAGTACAGGATGGGCAGGTTGTTGCTGTTGAGTGTGCTAATGTGGCCGGCTTGTTGCGTGTACACGTCGGCGCGCGACGGGTTGCCGATGTTTTCCCGGAGCCTCATGGTGCAGAGCGTTTCCTCCAATCCGTTCATGTCATACCTGCCGCGTCGTCCTCTGCCACCGTACCCCTCCCTCTCCCCCTCGCGCTCCTCTTCCCACCTGCGGCCGCCGAGTTCCCTCGGGGGCCTCACAACCTGAAGGCCGCCCTCGACCCTCACGATGTTGTTCCTGTTGTCGTTCTCGTTCTGCAGCCTCCTTACTGTCTCCAGATCCACGTTGAATGCCTCAGCCAGGAGGCGTGCGTCAAAGCCGCAGAAGATATTTTTGCATTGACCCCCTTGCTGGCCCTCCTCACCGCGGCCAAAGGGCTGGAATCGGCGCTGTCGTTGGCTGCTGCCCTGCCGTCCCTGCCATCGCTGGCCCCCTTGCTCGTGCTCGTTTTGCGGGTTGCCAGCGAGGAAGAATCTCTAAAAgcaggagagagaagaaaacttATTCTCTCTTAAACTTATCCTaatcatgcatgcatgcatgcttgATTGAGCTAATCAACTCAATTTTTACAAGTTGACTCACTCTTGGGTTGAGATCGAGCTGGTTCTCACTATTGGTAACGTCGAGGAGGATGACGGCGATGATGGGCCGATTGCCGTCGTTGTACACCCAGTGGGCCACTCCAGTGGGCAACGCAATGATGTCGCCCTGTCGGAAGCGGCGGATCTTCTGGTGCTCATCTGGGAACCGCCGGCCTTCGCCTCCTCTCATCTGTCCTCCCTGTCCAAACTGCCGCCCGAACTGTGATTGCTGAGATGATTGGAATGTCTCGGGGCAACCGGGGATCACAGCCCCCTGAATACCCTCACCTGCACGAGACAGTCAAGCAAAGAATGAATATTATATTTTCTCCAGGACATGTTTTtgcacttcttttttttagggATGCTGGGAAGTGCAGAGGATGACATGCAAGGCGATGATCTTGACTAACTGGGGCATGTGGTAAGTACTACCAGTTCATGTATTTTACCTTCAACAATGTAGATGAGTTGAGGTGAATTGGTGAAGGAAGGCAAGAGGAGACCGTTGGGCTCAATGGTGTGCCGGACCATGGCGACCCCAGTGCACCGGAACATGTCGTGGTTTTGGTCCCACGACTCGACCAAGCCAGCCTCGCACTGGATGCGGTTTGTGGGCTCGAGGGCATCAAGGCGGTCGATCTGGCACTCCCCTTGCTCCTGGGTGGTCCGGTACCGCTGGCTGGCGAGGCAGCCGTGGAAGGCCAAGAGAAAGCAAAATGCAAAGGAGAGAAGCAAAGGCTTAGTAGCcatggctagagagagagagagagagagaaggagagtaAATGTTATGGGCTGGGGGAGACGTTCTGGAGTGAAGCGGCAAGTGGGAGGTGTTGTGGTTTATATAGGGGAGAGAGCGAGATGGTGCAAGAATTGTTTTGCCATTCTTCACTTTGCATGGCACACAGGGTGAACACCTCATGGGGTGGGTTGAGGCAGGTGGCTCCACGGCTCAGAAGGAAACGTACAAAATCTTTGGGAAGAAGTGCTTCTGCCTTCTTAATTTGTCTGATTTGGCACGAGGGGGCACGAGCAGACTTTTTATATCAACGGGGATCTATGCTAGCAATCGTAGACATTTGCGTTTTATTATTGTTACCATTTTTCTGATAGTAGAATATACCAAGCTCTTTAAaaactcctttcatttttctaataGTCCCTTCATCCGGACACACAATAGATAATGATTGAAAATACACATACCCCTCCTCTTAAGGTTAGCCGCCAGAGATTGCGATAAAACATAATTGATCTGAGCTTCGACCTTGAGAGATGATGCAAACGTGCTTACCACTTGTTGCGACCTTCCTCATGGTGAACCGCCAAGCGAAAACTAATGGATTACTTGATGTCATGCTTAGCGTGGGCCCTCTCAACCTTTATTAACCATGACTGGATACTAGATTCAATGTGTAAGTTATGGGCCGATTAGACACCCAAGTAAAATGCGAGAGCACATTTTACTTAtgcgaaccagagattcaaTGCATACTGAAACTTGATTACACTAAATTAATCTACCGCCCTTTTGATACTTATTTTgctttatttactttatttcgATAATGTACTGCAAGTAGTCTTAGTCAATTTTAATCATAAGCAACTAATATGTGAGGGGTAATCATGCACGTGTGCACTTAATAACGTAACATTTGCTAatcaaatcaataaataaaatgttgaaaagatttaaaaaaaaaaaaactgaaatgcATGAGAAAGCAAAGATGAATCCCTATTCATCACCATTTAAGACAGGGTTGTGCAGACTTTGACTTTAGGAAACAGACATGCAGCGATGAATGcattttattcatgaaaatgttgATGACCATGATTAATGCATGACCTAAGCTAGGTGAGATAACTATGATGCAatgtcatttgatttttttcttttttttcgattcaATTAATGTTATGATTAAATGTGTCAATCTAACATCATGAACTAACATAAAGTCCTAAATCATGCATGCCATGCTATAAGGCAGTAACAATATGCAATGCTATGAAGTTAATTTCTAAACCTAACAATACAGCAGGAATTCTATGACATGAGAATTAGCCATAGATATCCTATGATGCAAACTATATGAAATGCTATTtctgtatttatttttttttgtttatgaaaaCAACTAATTAAATCCTAATGCTTTACAGATGACATAATAACCGTACCATTAAACTATTACATGAGTAATGTGATGATGcaatattaggaaaaattgtccaaaaaagtcttaaacctattgtattgtcaattcagtactaaattttttaattgtgtaaattagtcttaaaccttttgacaatttatcaatttactcctaaacattttaattatgccaatttagtcctaaattctTTAGCAAAttatcaatgtagtcctttagGCTAACTCCAGCCGTAGTTGACATgcacaaatttattttttaatttgatatttcttattaaattttattgattttttttccttttctttgttgataTGTTATTCTTCACAGGGTTGGCAACCTCCACCATCCCTAGGATGAGGGCCATGAAGCCCCATCCAAGCGCTGGCGAGGGCGCCGCAGCCTTCGTTCAGGCCGTCACCGGCCACAACATGTGTGGACGAGGGCCACAACGCCCAAGCTTTTGCCCGCGAGGTCTTGCGATGCCCTCGTTGTGGCCAACAAGGGCCTAGGCCAATGTCTCGTTGACCCTATGAAgaataaaataaggaaaataaaagaaaaaaaaatttcaccaaaaaattaataaaaatacaaaaaaataaacaaattatccacgttaaaATTAGTCGTATCAAATAAGATGGTAAGCATTGACTAAACTACCACGTCAACTATTTTCATCCGGAATTA
The genomic region above belongs to Rhodamnia argentea isolate NSW1041297 chromosome 6, ASM2092103v1, whole genome shotgun sequence and contains:
- the LOC115730287 gene encoding 11S globulin seed storage protein Jug r 4-like — protein: MATKPLLLSFAFCFLLAFHGCLASQRYRTTQEQGECQIDRLDALEPTNRIQCEAGLVESWDQNHDMFRCTGVAMVRHTIEPNGLLLPSFTNSPQLIYIVEGEGIQGAVIPGCPETFQSSQQSQFGRQFGQGGQMRGGEGRRFPDEHQKIRRFRQGDIIALPTGVAHWVYNDGNRPIIAVILLDVTNSENQLDLNPRRFFLAGNPQNEHEQGGQRWQGRQGSSQRQRRFQPFGRGEEGQQGGQCKNIFCGFDARLLAEAFNVDLETVRRLQNENDNRNNIVRVEGGLQVVRPPRELGGRRWEEEREGEREGYGGRGRRGRYDMNGLEETLCTMRLRENIGNPSRADVYTQQAGHISTLNSNNLPILYWLQLSAERGRLHRDAIMVPHYNLNCHSVVYAIRGSARIQVVNDEGQTVFDEELREGQLVVVPQNFAVVKRAENEEFEWVSFKTNDNAMVSPLAGRTSVLRALPDEVVANAYRVSRDDAKRLKYNRRETTVFTSRRGGGSFSERRAEA